From the Billgrantia sulfidoxydans genome, one window contains:
- a CDS encoding branched-chain amino acid ABC transporter permease, whose amino-acid sequence MTMIFGVPLAVFMGQLLLGLINGAFYALLSLGLAVIFGLLKIVNFAHGAMYMLGAFATLLGLRYLGINYWAALLLAPLAVGLFGMLIERVLLRRIGHLDHLYGLLLTFGLALIFEGSLINLFGVSGARYPTPESLAGGYQLGFMFLPKYRAWVLLAAVVVCFATWFIIERTRLGAYLRAGTENPALMQAFGVNVPLLVTLTYGFGVALAAFAGVLAAPLYPVSPTMGSNLLIVVFAVVVIGGMGSILGAVVTGLAMGLIEGLTKVYYPEAANTVIFLVMILVLLLRPTGLFGKEA is encoded by the coding sequence ATGACGATGATATTCGGCGTGCCGTTGGCGGTGTTCATGGGCCAGCTTCTGCTGGGCCTGATCAATGGCGCCTTCTACGCCCTGCTGAGCCTGGGCCTGGCGGTGATCTTCGGCCTGCTGAAGATCGTCAACTTCGCCCATGGGGCCATGTACATGCTGGGAGCCTTCGCCACGCTGCTCGGCCTGCGCTACCTGGGCATCAACTACTGGGCCGCGCTGCTGCTGGCGCCGTTGGCGGTGGGGCTGTTCGGCATGCTGATCGAGCGAGTCCTGCTGCGCCGCATCGGCCATCTCGACCACCTCTACGGCCTGCTGCTGACCTTCGGCCTGGCGCTGATCTTCGAGGGCTCGCTGATCAACCTGTTCGGCGTCTCGGGCGCCCGCTACCCGACACCCGAGTCGCTCGCCGGCGGCTACCAGCTGGGCTTCATGTTCCTGCCCAAGTACCGCGCCTGGGTGCTGCTGGCGGCCGTCGTCGTGTGCTTCGCCACCTGGTTCATCATCGAGCGCACGCGCCTCGGTGCCTACTTGCGCGCCGGCACCGAGAACCCGGCGCTGATGCAGGCCTTCGGTGTCAACGTGCCGCTGCTGGTCACGCTGACCTATGGCTTCGGCGTGGCACTCGCCGCCTTCGCCGGTGTGCTGGCCGCACCGCTCTATCCGGTGTCGCCGACCATGGGTTCCAACCTGCTGATCGTGGTCTTTGCGGTGGTGGTCATCGGCGGCATGGGCTCCATCCTGGGTGCCGTCGTCACCGGGCTGGCGATGGGCCTGATCGAGGGCCTGACCAAGGTGTACTACCCCGAGGCGGCCAATACCGTAATCTTCCTGGTGATGATTCTGGTGCTGCTGCTCAGACCCACCGGACTCTTCGGCAAGGAGGCATGA